The following coding sequences are from one Capsicum annuum cultivar UCD-10X-F1 chromosome 3, UCD10Xv1.1, whole genome shotgun sequence window:
- the LOC107863361 gene encoding uncharacterized protein LOC107863361 encodes MATDGNSDRNGTAKALPLPEIGPDGIARESPVIAYTEKIIEEEQLQLRKYIDENYCKIRDVEKELANLSMELKLTAGPKKAALEHMRKKIEMSTEKIRIAKLKEEQARKAWEAASKAVKDEVDFKQKLCEDLNNLVRESSNCQLARLEELKRKLEALNPSRASTSSALDLNSVGPAPSSTTRDVCSVQGTQEPSNGSSETTLKEENARNAAAENGQNEKPEARAKKKINAQGRGKGIGIIPKSRGSAPPDWTGAGFDVDGRS; translated from the exons ATGGCTACCGACGGCAATTCAGATCGGAATGGGACAGCTAAAGCTTTGCCGCTACCGGAGATTGGGCCAGATGGCATTGCTAGAGAATCACCTGTCATCGCTTACACCGAGAAG ATTATTGAGGAAGAGCAACTTCAATTAAGAAA ATATATTGATGAAAATTACTGCAAGATCCGTGATGTTGAGAAGGAACTGGCAAATCTGTCAATGGAGTTGAAACTTACAGCTGGCCCTAAGAAAGCAG CACTTGAACACAtgagaaagaaaatagaaatgtCAACAGAGAAAATCCGTATTGCTAAGCTGAAGGAAGAACAAGCACGGAAG GCATGGGAAGCAGCATCAAAAGCTGTTAAGGATGAGGTGGATTTCAAGCAAAAGCTTTGTGAGGACTTGAATAATCTG GTTCGTGAAAGTAGTAACTGTCAGCTAGCTAGATTGGAGGAACTGAAAAGGAAGCTGGAAGCTTTAAATCCGAGCAGAGCATCCACATCCTCTGCCTTG GATCTGAATTCCGTGGGACCTGCACCGAGTAGTACGACTCGAGATGTTTGCTCAGTTCAAGGTACACAAGAACCATCAAATGGATCATCTGAAACTACATTGAAAGAAGAAAATGCTAGAAATGCTGCAGCAGAAAATGGACAAAACGAAAAACCTGAAGCAAGAGCGAAGAAGAAAATTAATGCCCAAGGAAGAGGGAAGGGAATTGGCATAATACCTAAAAGTAGAGGCTCAGCACCACCTGATTGGACAGGGGCTGGGTTTGATGTGGATGGTAGAAGTTGA
- the LOC107863362 gene encoding probable fructokinase-7: MADESISGNLKDLCLNRNGVASNNSHLVVCFGEMLIDFIPTVGGVSLAEAPAFEKAPGGAPANVAVCVSKLGGSSAFIGKVGDDEFGRMLADILKQHNVDNSGMRFDHDARTALAFVTLTAEGEREFVFFRNPSADMLLQESELDVNLIKKATIFHYGSISLIDEPCRSTHLAAMDIAKRSGSILSYDPNLRLPLWPSEDAARSGIMSVWNLADIIKISEDEISFLTGADDPNDDEVVLKRLFHPNLKLLLVTEGSAGCRYYTKEFKGRVSSIKVKAVDTTGAGDAFTGGILKCLASDTDLYQDEKRLREAIFFANVCAALTVTGRGGIPSLPTQDAVQRTLTEVAT; this comes from the exons ATGGCTGACGAATCCATTTCAG GCAATTTGAAAGACCTTTGTTTGAATAGAAATGGTGTGGCATCAAATAATTCTCATTTAGTTGTTTGCTTTGGAGAGATGCTCATTGACTTCATCCCAACCGTTGGTGGAGTTTCACTTGCTGAAGCTCCTGCCTTCGAAAAAGCTCCAGGTGGTGCACCTGCTAATGTTGCTGTGTGTGTCTCGAAGTTAGGGGGTTCATCTGCTTTTATTGGAAAG GTCGGTGATGATGAGTTCGGCCGTATGTTGGCTGACATTTTGAAGCAACATAATGTTGACAACTCCGGCATGCGATTTGACCATGATGCAAGGACTGCACTAGCCTTTGTTACACTCACAGCTGAAGGTGAGAGGGAGTTCGTGTTTTTCCGCAATCCTAGTGCTGATATGCTTCTTCAGGAGTCAGAACTCGACGTAAATCTTATTAAAAAG GCAACCATCTTCCATTATGGTTCGATTAGTTTGATCGATGAACCCTGTAGGTCGACACACCTTGCTGCAATGGACATTGCCAAAAGATCAGGTAGCATACTCTCATATGATCCAAACCTGAGACTGCCTTTATGGCCTTCAGAAGATGCTGCTCGAAGTGGAATAATGAGTGTATGGAACCTAGCAGATATTATTAAG ATAAGTGAGGATGAAATTTCATTCTTGACTGGAGCTGATGATCCAAATGATGATGAGGTGGTATTGAAGAGGCTTTTCCATCCTAATTTGAAGCTTTTGCTTGTAACTGAAGGTTCAGCTGGTTGCAGATATTACACCAAG GAATTCAAGGGAAGAGTAAGTTCCATTAAGGTAAAAGCTGTTGATACAACTGGTGCTGGTGATGCATTTACCGGTGGAATTCTCAAGTGTCTAGCTTCTGATACTGATCTTTATCAG GATGAGAAGCGGTTAAGGGAGGCTATCTTTTTCGCTAATGTTTGTGCTGCCCTGACAGTGACTGGAAGAGGTGGAATCCCTTCCCTTCCTACACAAGATGCAGTTCAAAGAACCCTCACCGAGGTCGCTACATGA